The segment AAATGACTTAGATCAGGATCACCAGGATTTAAAACCCTAATACCGTGAGCAACTTTTCTAAAATCATCCCATCTGTCACTTGTAGACTCGGTATAAACAATTCTCACTGGCCTTCCACTTTTTACAACTTGCTCAGCGTACTGACACATTTTTTCACCATAGATATTGAACATTTCTTTTTTTACTTCTTGTTCATTTTTCTTTTTTAAATCCGACTTAATCTTAACTACTCCAGTGTTTAATTCTAAAACGCAATCTACATCATATGAACGAACCCAACGGCCAATTCTTCTTTCAACTCTAGCAATTTTTCCAAAATTGGTTCTTAATGGCCCTTCTTGTCTGGTATCCAAAGATTCCATCATTTCGAGAGGTAATTTATCTTTTACGTATTGATTAAGCTCTTCTACTGCCACAATTTTGTAATCACCTTCATTAATATCAAAATCTAATCCTGATTCTACAATATATGAAAAAGCATATGTTTTATATTGGTCTAAATAATCAATTTTATCTGTAAGATTTTTAACATCTTCGGCCAGTTCGAAATCAAAGAGTGTTCCGGGAAATTCTGTTTGACCAACTTGATCAAACGCTCCTGAATAGAGGGTCAATTCATTTGAATCGAAGAAAAAACTCTTATTGTTGTTATGAAGACCGATCTTTCCTATAAAGATACCAGATCTGGCCACAGGGCCTCCATCATGTGAGATGGGAGCTTGAATTGATGTATCGGTATCTCCACTGTCAAAAGCAAAAGATCCAAATGACAATATTGAAGCAAGTGTAATGAATGAAATTTTAGAATAGATCATGAGAATACCCTCAAAAATGAATTTGTTAGAATCTAACTAACAGTTTTCATTATTTTCTACAATATCCTGTGTAGTAATTTCGTGGTTTTAATTTTGAATTAAGTAAAGTTGAATTGTTTAATTACTTTTTCTAGGAATCAACTTAGAAAAATCCCCCTCCCCATGGGCCTCTTTTCTTTCCTTTGCCTTTTCCTTTTTTAGGTCTTCTCATATCAGGCATGCCCCCCATTCCAGGCATTCCTCCCCCCATTCCAGGTAAAGAAGGCATACCTCCTTTAAACATACCCATCATGCCGGACATCATTTTTTCCATTTGCTTAAATTTGGAAATAAAGTCCTTAACTTGCTGTGAAGATGTTCCTGAGCCTTTTGCAATTCGATTAATTCTAGATTCTTTCAATATTTTATAGTCTTCTTTTTCTTGATTAGTCATCGATGAAATAATGACTTTCATTCTAGACATTTCTTCTTTTGCCGGAGAGAGATCACCTACTTGCTTAAGCATTCCACCCATTCCTGGAATCATTTTTAAAATATTCTCCATGGGCCCTAAATTGCTCATCATCTCCATTTGTTTCATGAAATCTCCGATGGTGAATTTTCCTTTCTCCATCTTCTTCATCATACGTTCTGCTTCTTTTTCATCAATGGCCTCTTCGGCCTTTTCGACTAGAGTAAGAACATCTCCCATATCTAGAATTCTTTTTGCAAGTCGATCAGGATGAAAGAGCTCTAAATCTTTCATCTTCTCACCAGTAGAAATATAGCAAATTGGAACACCTGTTACGTGTCTAATTGAAAGGGCCGCCCCTCCCCTAGCATCAGAGTCCATTTTTGAAAGAACAATGCCTGTTAATCCTATCGCCTCATGAAAAGTCTTAGCGACATTTACGGCCTCTTGTCCGGTCATTGCATCTGCCACCATCATCACTTCTGGTTTGTAGGAGGCAATTTCATTTTTAACTTCTACAATCTGTTTCATGAGATCATCATCAACATGAAGCCTACCAGCAGTATCAATAATGACTATTTTTTTATGTAATTTTTTCGCCTCTTCAATTCCTGCTTTCGCAATATCTTTAGGATGCATGGAAAGATCAGAGTCAAAAATATCAACATCAATTTGCTTGGCCAATGTTTCTAATTGCTTCTTGGCAGCGGGTCTAAAATTATCAGCAGGTACGAGTAAAACATCTTTCTTTTTTTTATTTTTTAAAAAAAGAGCAAGTTTACCTGAAAAAGTTGTTTTTCCTTGCCCGTTTAGACCTACAATTAAAAAGGGAAGAATTCCTTCTCTATCTAGGTTCGGGCCTTGATGTTCTTCTCCCATAACATGGGCCAGTTCATCGTGAACAATTTTAATAAATTGCTCACCAGGGTTTACTCCACGAATTACTTTTTCACCAAGGGACTTCTCTTTTACGTTGTTAATAAAAGACTTTACAACTTTGAAGTTAACATCTGCTTCGAGTAGGGCCGTTCTCACTATTTTGAGTGTATCTTCGATATTGCTCTGTGAAATTTTTCCTTTTCCAGAAATATTTTTAAAGGCATCTGAGAACTTGTCACTGAGCTGATCAAACATTGAAATTGTCCTTAGTTTTACATGTGGGTAAAATATGGGACATGCTAACAGAATGATTTATATTTGTCAGTAAAGTACAGAGGTAAGAATGGGATTCGCAATGCGTCTCCCATTTATTATAAATTTAAGGATTTTCTTGAGTTTGACAACCAGAAAGACCATTAGGAGAAACGCTACATACGAAAACTTTAGGTCCTGGCCATATTCCACCTAAAAAAGCATCATTTCTAACGATAGCTACTTTACCTTTATTAACTTTAGTAACTGCAGTATAGCTAGCACATCCTGTCAAGCTCGTTGCAAAGAGAAGCGTTAATAGTATTCCTTTCATGAAAACTCCTTATATAAGTTCTGTCATATTACGCAATAAAAAAAGTTTAAGACGCAAGGTTAACGTTGGCAAGTTCTTTTTAAAAATTAATAATTTAGAGTAGGTTATTTAAAATATATGTAAAATTTTATTCATGTATTTCTGCGACTCTCATAAATTTTCAAGCATTCAAAATATAAATCATTTACACTTTTAAAAGATATTATTTTTTATAGATACACTTTCTCTTTTTGGACAAATATTTCCGAAACCTTTATATGTTTTATATTAATTTTAAAAAGTATAACGATATGTTTAGCGAACAGTTACAGAATAAAATAGATCCAATTCTAAAAAGAAGAAATTCAATTTCTTTAGGAAGAATTCATTTTGACTCACCTCTATTGCTCGCACCGATGTCGGCAATTTGTAACGTGCCATTTCGCTTACTGATGGAAAAATTGGGAGCAGGAGGAACTGTAAGTGAGCTTATTTCATGTCATGGCATACAACATAGAAATGATCGAACACTTCATATGCTAAAGATAGACCCAAGAGAGAAAAATATTGGTATTCAAATTTTTGGTGAAGATAAAAATGCAATGTCATATGCTGCTGCATTTGCTCAGGATTTTGGGCCAAAGTTTATAGATATAAATATGGGCTGCCCTGTGCGAAAGGTTGTATCTAAGGGAGGAGGCTCGGCGCTATTGCAAGACACTAGTAAATTGGGTGATTTTTTTTCGACGATAAAAAAGGAAATCCAAATTCCTTTGACGATAAAGATTAGAACTGGTTGGGATGAAGCTTCAATCAATGCTCATGAAATAATTCACATAGCGAAAGAAGAAGGAATTGAATTTGTTGCTGTACATGGACGAACAAGAACGCAACAATATAAAGGGCAAGCAAATTGGAACTACCTTGAAACCTTAGCTCAATTATCGCCTCTTCCTATAATTGGTAATGGAGACTTACATAGTGCTAAAGTAACAAGGCAGAGATTGATTCAAACTTCATGTCAAGCTTTGATGTTAGGTAGAGGGCCCCTAAGAAATCCGTTTATTTTTTTAGAAAGTTTTCTTAGTGAGCAAGAAGTCTCTCCTTTTGGGCCAAGAGATTATCTTGAAATCATTGAGTGCCTATTAGAATTAACAAAAGAATATGCATTCAAAGAAAGGGCCGTCTTAGTGCAAATGAGAAAGCATATCGTATGGTTTGCGGCAGGGTTGAAAAATGTGGCCATTTTTAGAAATGATTTGTTTAAGGCGCCTGATCTAAAAGAGACGATGAGAATTACGAGAGATTATTTTATGTCTCTTGGAGATAATGCGTTTAAAAAAATTAATTATGATGAATCATTTATGTCGTCCGGACATGGCTAGGTTTATTTTATTTTTTATAAATGGCCTCTGCATAAATATTTTTCAACTAGTTCATAAATAGTGATTACTACAAGAATTTGTTTATAAATTTTGACAATGATGATAAATACTTCATCGTATATCTTAACAAGTAGAGGTGAACGATGAAATCATTACGATCCATGCAAGACCTTGAGAATTTGCTTTTAAGATTTCTTGCAAAAGAAAACACGTCTTTATGTGCGGCCAAAAGGATTGAACAAACGATCAATACTGAATTTACAGATAACCAAGTTCTGCTCAATTTATCAGATTGTTTATCACATGTGCGCCCTGGAATGTATGATCAAAATTTCGATTATGAGGATGTTAAGTATCAAATGCTTGATTGTGTGAAAGAGATTTGGGATGCAAAAAAGGTATACCTAGACTAGCGGGGCAAAGTTGTCTGTTTTGATTGTCGCCAATTATCAATTGAAATGCCCCTAGTAAAATCAATTGATTAGTGCATTTGTGGCTTTAAAAGTAGGCAGTTTAGAACAATCCTGATTTAAGATTTCGCATCTAAGATTTCAAAAAAATTCGATTTTCAAAAAAAGGTGAATTTCGATTGATCCAACTTTTTTAAAATATCACAATAGTAGTCAAGAAAAGGATCAATCTTGTCTCTTTGGGATTGTGTAGTACGTAAGTGGCCTAAGTACGTTATCGGACATCAAAACCAAAAGATAACTGAATGATGGATTAGGGAAACCTATACCATTGCATTCATGTTTGGAGTAAACATGAAGAAACAGTTATTAAATTTAACATTGATAATGACAGTGGGAATAGCTCTCACAAGTTGTCAACAAGAGGCCGAGTTCTTTGAAAAGGATATTTACTCATTGAATAAGGCAAAAAAGGATCAGCATGGTCTCCCTGAACAAAGTGAAATAGAAGTGCCAGGAGACAGTAGTGAAGTAGTAGAAGTAGTAGAAGTAGTAGAAGTAGTAGAAGTAGTAGAAGTACCAGAAGTAGTAGAAGAACCAAAAGTAGTAGAAGTACCAGAAGTAGTAGAAGAACCAAAAGTAGTAGATACAAATGATGGAGGTACTAGTGATGCAGAAACTCCAGGTGAAGAAATAAATGAAGAAGAAGATATAGTGGATACGCAAATTAATGAAGAAATTACAGAAGTACCACAAGAAGATTTATTCAACAGCGCTTCAGAACTCTTTGTACAAAAAGGTGAATCAGAATCAGCTAAATTAGATATTGTATGGGTTATAGATAATTCTGGTTCGATGAGTGATAATCAAACAGCGCTTGCGGAGAATTTTGAAATGTTTATCAATGCATTTGCAGATAAAAATCTCGATTATAGAATGGGAATCACAACTACAGATGTGAGTAAGACAACAAGTCAATGTCTCTATTATGGGGACTACTGTCAGCAA is part of the Halobacteriovoraceae bacterium genome and harbors:
- a CDS encoding tRNA-dihydrouridine synthase, translated to MFYINFKKYNDMFSEQLQNKIDPILKRRNSISLGRIHFDSPLLLAPMSAICNVPFRLLMEKLGAGGTVSELISCHGIQHRNDRTLHMLKIDPREKNIGIQIFGEDKNAMSYAAAFAQDFGPKFIDINMGCPVRKVVSKGGGSALLQDTSKLGDFFSTIKKEIQIPLTIKIRTGWDEASINAHEIIHIAKEEGIEFVAVHGRTRTQQYKGQANWNYLETLAQLSPLPIIGNGDLHSAKVTRQRLIQTSCQALMLGRGPLRNPFIFLESFLSEQEVSPFGPRDYLEIIECLLELTKEYAFKERAVLVQMRKHIVWFAAGLKNVAIFRNDLFKAPDLKETMRITRDYFMSLGDNAFKKINYDESFMSSGHG
- the ffh gene encoding signal recognition particle protein produces the protein MFDQLSDKFSDAFKNISGKGKISQSNIEDTLKIVRTALLEADVNFKVVKSFINNVKEKSLGEKVIRGVNPGEQFIKIVHDELAHVMGEEHQGPNLDREGILPFLIVGLNGQGKTTFSGKLALFLKNKKKKDVLLVPADNFRPAAKKQLETLAKQIDVDIFDSDLSMHPKDIAKAGIEEAKKLHKKIVIIDTAGRLHVDDDLMKQIVEVKNEIASYKPEVMMVADAMTGQEAVNVAKTFHEAIGLTGIVLSKMDSDARGGAALSIRHVTGVPICYISTGEKMKDLELFHPDRLAKRILDMGDVLTLVEKAEEAIDEKEAERMMKKMEKGKFTIGDFMKQMEMMSNLGPMENILKMIPGMGGMLKQVGDLSPAKEEMSRMKVIISSMTNQEKEDYKILKESRINRIAKGSGTSSQQVKDFISKFKQMEKMMSGMMGMFKGGMPSLPGMGGGMPGMGGMPDMRRPKKGKGKGKKRGPWGGGFF
- a CDS encoding VWA domain-containing protein encodes the protein MKKQLLNLTLIMTVGIALTSCQQEAEFFEKDIYSLNKAKKDQHGLPEQSEIEVPGDSSEVVEVVEVVEVVEVVEVPEVVEEPKVVEVPEVVEEPKVVDTNDGGTSDAETPGEEINEEEDIVDTQINEEITEVPQEDLFNSASELFVQKGESESAKLDIVWVIDNSGSMSDNQTALAENFEMFINAFADKNLDYRMGITTTDVSKTTSQCLYYGDYCQQKGIDGMMVNPIDSLTSNRARDDRAGFIEDFKKYIKVGSSGSGTEVGLESMKRFASHYKSDFFREDAYTIVIIVSDEDNTSTTAVEDYILPVQELKTNKGLLKIHSVVALQTVKNDYRIQQVQGMKYIQASELTNGLVADIEENFATVLTEIGEEIVHLSESFALGDIPYQGDLEVLVDGSLVSEDSYDYFADSNTIKFQDGFIPLQGSEIVVKYNIQK